CACAAGACAGAACCACTTTCACCAAACTAATCCGGATATGAAAACAGGAAAGGTCAAGCAGTTAAAGAAGCAAGAGGCGAACCCCCAATTATTTGTTGCCAGTACAACGAACAAATGGGCAAAAGAGTTATATCAATATCCAACTTAACAGTCTCTCAGCTTGAAGACTGGAGCTGATTCAAGTTcaacaaaataatttcattttagtgATAGACAGCCATTCACTTATTCCAAAAAAGCCAATGCACAGTCATTAAAAAGGTTCTCCTGCACCATTGTAGGCCTAACCAGGTATAAAATGTGTTTCTATATCAACTTCACCGTCCATGAAGGAGGTACGAAGTCAGTTTACTCAATCAGAGTGCTTCTAGTAGAAACAAATGCATTAATTCACAAACAGGGCTATGCAATTACTAACTCCATAACATAAGAATTAAGCTCTGACCCAAATTTCTTTAacaaatgatatatattgtgATAATCAGCATTAACTAATAAACATGATATCCCGTGTTAAAGAAGTCTGACATCAACTAAAGGACTCATGAACAATGGCACAAGAACACTCATGGTGATACAAAGGCTTTGTCCATATATCACGTAAAGGTCAGTACGACAAAAAGCGCACAGATAAAGACTATATCAGTGATGCCCCTGTAAAACTTTTTCAGAAAAGTTACAAACTACAAACCAGGAAAAAACTTTACACCTAAAgtataatttccaaaagaacataaaaggaTTCCACTTAAAACAATCTAtacttctctttcctttttcctccacAATTACAACACACTAACACATTCAAAAACCTGACAATCAACAACTGCATATCTTCTCATTATCCCTATCAATCTTCTTTCCAATTGTTATTTGTGACAGCAGCGCCATTTCGAAATATAAGTTTTTCACTTAGTTAAAACTTCCAAAAAGAGAAGACTACCTACGATGAATATATACTCAGGGTAtgtgaaattggaaaagaaagtTCCCCAATCTTTAAATCCTTCTCTATCCTTCCCTAAGCATACTGAGGAGACCACTAGGAAGAACCTTCGCCAATAACCTTAAGTTCATTTCCTTCATTCTATCAGAACGGATGGCAAAATAAAACACATAAGACTTGTTTGGTGCAAGGAAAAAATAGTACTCTGACTCAACACCATCCTCGTCTGTTTGTGGGTCTTGTATTTCACAAATTAATTGATGATCTACCCTCTGGGCATCAACCCCGTCTTCACAGCAAAAATTCCTATGCCCTATCATAAGGTCTGAAAACTTAGAACTTCCCGTTTATTctgtgctttctttttcttttctttttttcagctTAGCAAAGAGAGGAGGATGGTATCCAGATACTGATCCTCAAGAGCAAACATGACTTCATCTCACCTAGAATTTTATAATTCTAAACTACTTAACAAACACATATATCTAAGGATTTAATCAAATTGTTAGAATTTAAGATCCCCCAACAAGGTGACTCCAAAAATTCcacggaaaaaaagagaggcagaacaaaagagaaagaattgaaaaaataaaataaaaactggAAGTTGAAGAAAGCACCAAAAGAAGGCCTTTAGAAGTTACAGGTCTTTCCCTGCATCAAAATTAATTATCAATCATATGAATTGTGCAAAAAAGTTGTGTACTACCCTTTGCCCTAAACTTTGTCAGTAACTaaaaaatcttctttttcatcaatCAAACCGCCCTACCAATCCCTTTTCCCCATCTACCAAACAGAGAATCATAATCcagaccaaaacaaaaaaaaaaaattgtgatgcgggaaaaaaaaatgaaagaagacaaATTTGCAGGaccaaaattgagagagagagagagagagagagagagactctcgCCTTTCTCTGCCTTCAAATTCCAAAACGTTATCGCCGAAAGAAGCCTCTCCAACCCCCAAATCGGCATTACTGCTGCACTCGTTATCGTTCTCCGCCGCATTCCCCTCATCCTtggcctcctcgccgccgcccttGCTcttgtcgccgccgccgccctcgctGTTGCTCAAGAACGACCCGACCGACTCCATCGACCCGACTCTCAACCGCGAGCGCGCCCTAGGGTTAGGGCTCGACGCCCGGCTGGGGCTCTTGGCCGAGGGACCGACGACCTTCCTCTGCCGCTTCGAGTAGTGGCTCGGTCGCACGAGGATCGGCGGCTTCGGGAGCCGCCGGCTGCGGAGCTGGAGGTAGGAGCCGGAGCAGCTGGCCGccgcggcgggcggcggcggcggcggcggcgggggcggaggAGGCTGGGCGGtcgcggtggcggtggcggtggcgggggGAGATTTCTGGAGGCGCTGGGAGGCGAGGGTTTTGGCGCGGGTGCGGACGCCGAGGGAGGACTGGGTGGCCTCCATgacggcgagctcgccggccgccTTGGCCTTGCGGATGTACTTCCCCATGCCctctgcccctctctctctctctatctctctatctctatatCCGCCTGCAACAGCAGCTAGCACGAATCGCTCAtgtgagggagggagggaggagagagaaagaggagggagatggagatggagatggaggagttGGTTTGATTTGCAGTTGAAggtttttagagagagagagagagagaagggtgaaatggaggagagaggagtGTTAAAAAGTAGGGTTGGGTTGGGGCTGGGGGAGCGCTGTACTTCGATTTTCTCGCGATATTTTGCCCCCCGAATATTCCGTGTCCTCTCCCATATTATTCTTTATAAACTTACCttctataattaaaatttacagTCATTTGGGTACTATTGtaacttatttttattatatatatatatatatatatatattttggatttcttcctaatcgatttttatttctAACTAGCCggattctttttccctttgctaATCAAGCTTGAACATGACAACTGACGAGGATCCCATTTTTTGAATCAAGTGAATTGATTCGATACGAATATCAGGTCGAGTTTACGTCACGCAATTACTAAAAGAAATGACTCGGTTTCACACTAGTAATAGAATGTATTCGAACATTTTGGTGGTTATATATCCATCTTTTCGGGGCTCGAGTCGTCGGTTAATGAATGCGAGATGTGACAAATCTTGTGACGCTTGTCCAACAAGTATTTATAAAAAGGGCATTTGGTCTCGAACATCTAGAGATCATGAGAGGAAAGAGGGTCACTGTTCCAAATAGGGTTGGTAATCGAAATGGTAACGATTAATCCTCCATGTACATAACATTTTCATTCTAGCCAACAAAGTCATGTGGGCTGGAGCATAAATGTGTTATGTAACCATGAAAGGGTGTGACCGTTGATAATAGCGACACAAAGCCTAACGAGATTTCATTATATCTTCCTTAAAGGAAACGGGAGTTGATCTTTAAAAGAAAGATTTATTTGAAATGGAACATTTTGAACCTCAAAGTTCCAAATGATTCTTCTTACTGttgagagaaaatatttaggattttaatttatcaGAGGCATGTAATTCCTAATATTGACGGCCCGGAATTGAGCATATCACCTAGTGACAAGTATGTATAATTTGTTTAAATAAGCATTTCAATGTCCAATTTACAATTCCTTCAAAGCAACTTGGCAAGGAAAAACGAAGACCAATGGTCAACATTTAAAAGGCACAAGATTTGTTTATAACTGAGGGTGTGGTTACTAgttatttcatgaaaatgaatgatttgaaaaatatttttctaaaatcaattGCTTATAACgcttatgaaaatgaatgaacaaaaaataattgaaaaattgtcaaaatatttataactaaattatgaaaaatacaaGTATGAGAATGTTTGgcttatgaaaatgaatgaacaaaaataattttttgaaaaatcgttttcaaaatggaaaaaaaaatttttaattaaatttagttaaaatattaaaaaataataattttaaaattaaatctagtcaaaatattaaaaaataattaaaaattttaaaaaaattttaaaaaaattaattaagttgGGGAGAGTCGCCGGGCCTTTACCATACAAGTATGAGAAtgtttggacaattttccttttttaaaaatattttgactaaatttaatttaattaatttttttttaaaattaccaCGTCGTGCAAAACGTTTTGGGCGCTTCGCCATTGGAAAAATGCCACTTTGCAGGACTATGAATTTAAGTTTAGCTGGCATAAGTGtcttttttggccaaagttatagcacttgaagcgttcttttgccaaCGCAGACTATGACTTTCGAATGAGGCACTCCTAAGTGCATCAAATTCATGTGATCCTAGTGGATTCTAGCTCTTAGATCCCGAGGGTCTCATATGGGAACcaataatatgaaaatttcaaatatattaaaCTCAAATGAACCCAAatcatttagaaaattttccTCTCAAGAGCCATGTCGAATATCTTATACGAATGAAACTTTAACTTACTATCGTACTTTGATGAAGCCATcctttataaataaaataaaataaaaaaaccctcAACTTTAAATCCAATCTCAATCTACCTTAAACTTTTTCTCTCATAAAAACCGTGAAAATTCCAATTAAGGGtcttttctcaaataagggtttgaaatggatattgtttcaaataaaaccTAAAGTGGttaaataatatcaaataagaGCATGGAATGGaacttgttttaaataaggatctACAATGGTCatattaatttcaataaatggcctaacatttcaaattgaaggacatttttgtcttttaattcatttatttattcatttatttcttttttctttttcccctttttcctccgtGGTCATGGCGGAGGTCGTTAGACTTAGGTGAGAGTCACCCTCGTTGGTGTTGGCAAGGGCGCTCGTCGCTAGATTCGGCGAAGGCAACCCTTGCCTTCACGGGTAGCCCCTACCAATGTCAAGCGAGGGTGCTTTTTGCCTAATTTGGCAAGGGTCGCCTTGCCTGATGCAAGTAACCTTTGTCGACCATCAACAACAATGGCTAggggagggaagaggaaaaaaaaaaaaaaaggaaaaaaataaaaattttatatgataacaattttttgatgaaaatgcccttcttCGATGACTAGAATAGTCACGGGCCAAGCCaaatgcccttatttgaaattatttggtcacttcaaacctttatttaaaacgatttggccacttcatacacttatatgaaaaaaaagtccacttttgactttaattttagaaaatgaagacaattcAAACCTTGTCTAAAATTTCTCTAATCAACTTAGAGATGAAAAAGCTCCCAAGTGTGAGGTGGTCGAGCACCCTGAGTGAAGGCTCTTGACCTTGAGAGAAGTAAGACTCTTAATCACAAGATGTTGAAAACCAAATACAAAATTGAACATTCCCATGGCAAGATAGAAGGAAAACTTTCATAAGAGTAAGAGCCATTGAAAAATGCTGACCCCAAGTACTCTACTTTCTACCAAAATTTAAGAGCGAAGAAGATGTGGTTTGAGCCGATGTTGACGTTTATCTCCAAAGCATGCCTtatttgatctaaaatttgaggaaaatcTAGAGCAATAAAGGAGTGTTAATAGAGACAAATAAAGGACTTAAGTACAAGTTGGTGGTTTTTTATAAGATAAGAAAAGTTTACGATAGAATTTGAACTAAACTAAAAGTTGGTcgtttttttaagataaaaaaaaaggtttagtgTAAAATTGAGACTAAATTAAAAGTTAGTCAAAAATGggagatgcaaaaaaaaaattatgatagatTGGGATTGAATTTAAGTTGAGagatttttaggatattaaaCCTATGTTTTTAAAGGATGTTTCCtttcgaaattattttccattttattaacaaaaatgaaagatatGCAAGACTATAAAATATTCGGTAAACCTTATCAATCTATATAAGATGCAAACTCAAACAATGTTTCCTTAATCCCGCCTCTCCTCGAGACTTTCCAATCAAATTTactggattttattttttattttattttattttttttttaaattgtaagaAAAAGGGTCAccgaaataaaattatttttcaccaAGCGGTGCTGACTTTATTTTGTGGCATGGTCACCCATTACCAAGGTTTGGGACAATTTCAtctttgaacaaatgaaaaaaacgTCACGTTTATGTATTCTTacctttatatataaaaaaaaaaaaaaacatcacgTGAAAATGAAAACCTCAGGGTAACatcttggaaaaaaagaaatcaaagtaatatttcaaaataagattTCTTAATATTTGTCCGCGCCCAATGCTCCggtccttccctccctcccgaGATTGCTGACGCCATGTCTATTTCACGCTTTTTCCAATTTCTCGCGATACGataagacgaagaagaagaaagaagaagaaaagcgacgacgacggcgagaaAATCGAGCGAACTGCGACGGCTTGAGGACATTGGATTCCTTTTCTAGTGGCCAGGTGGAaagtgctcttctttttttccagaatttttttctaaattaaaaatacatttttgaattttcatttcttttctctctctacagaTAAGATTTGTAGCGACCCCCACGCGCGCTCCGTGTGGGGTTGCGGCCCACGCGCTCCCGTGATGTAGACGAGCATCTTATGCCAATTGTCGGATACATGCAacgagaaaaagagaaaaaggagaaaaataagaaatagagaaattatcCCATTGGCCGAGAGATTCCCcactatgaatttttttttctttattgttaatattctttataattaaattaattggatAATCTGATGTGAATTTTTCTTCTGCGTTACtgccgaaaagaaaaagggaaaaagaaggaaactgaTGCATGAGAGAGCGTGTGGCCAATGCCAAAAGGGCCTTTTGTCTACCATTTAGGCTGTGTACCCcaccttttaaaaaatatcatttttttttaaattagtgaatgctgatttgattaattatctTAATCACCTTCAATCTGGAATATATTGAACTGTGATTGATTTTTCTGCAGCGGACGCTAAGCGATGTGTGACGGACCAAATAGAATAAGCGATGGTCGCTTTGGATTTCTTTAGCTGATAAGTTTTGGGCATCCTTATGAGAGCATTCAATGGGAAAATGTTCGATTTTTAAAACATCCactatgcattaaaaaatggttAGATTTCATTATTTGATTGCTCGACAAGGAGTGTCCCTCGAAAggatattttctgaaaaattcataaaatgatACTGATAGCATTCAATTAGTTTGCAATGTATATCTCACTCGATGGGGCCAAGCTTATGACATTATGGTGATATAAAGTTGCTAAGGAGGCTGTGGGCAATCTagagaaattttaattaatgttcatttttaatggggaTACACTCTAGTGCCTTAAAGAATGATAGTTTTTGGTTTGAAACTAGCAAAGCTCATTGACATCTTGAACGGAGCTAAATTCCATCTGATTATGGCTTGGGAAGTTGGAATAATTGTCACAGCAATGTCAGCTTGTTTCTGACCATACCCACTggctaaatcaatttttttccccttctcttgGACTATATGTGCAGATATACAATGCCGGGGTATAACAATAGAATAATAGATAAATGCAAAAAGATATAATGATTTGACAAGCTCCAACTTGTCTGATCATTCAATATAATAGAGTCAATTTCTAGGTACAAAACTGTATGTTTTCATTCCAATGCCCACGGTTCATAATGTCATCTAACTGTTGGAAATTCAGAGAATATACTAAATAGTGCTCAAGCTTGGTGGCTCTTTTATTATCAATTCATCAGATTTCTTTCCTTACCATCATCATTGGGGCCTTTCACCTAGCGGACCCTCAGCACTCAAGCAGCATCTTTTTCTTGCTCTCTGAGTACTGTTAATGCCACTAAATGTACATGAATTTCTAGGACATAAATGATGTAAATCTTTTGGCTTTTCCCATGTATCTTCCCTCGTCTGGAATCTGCTCTCAAGTCTCAAAGCCACTGGTTCAGCTCGAAAGCAATGATGGTTTGACTTTTGTTGCTCAGGAACGGACTTCTAGCCCATCATTACTCAAGATTCATACTTCTGCACAGCCCCTTTACTCAATTTGATTGACCCTTTGGCCTCCCTCTACCATTATCGAGACGGTTGCCGCATTAATTTGGTCAGTGCATTTAGTGGTATTTCATTTGTTGTGAGTGGCTGTATGCACTTATTAAGCAAATGTTGcatcttttaatatattatcTGTCCTTGTGCTATGCACTCatgaaagttttttttcttgtcaattcTACCCTACTCTTATTTTAATACCCACTCTTACATTTTTTGTTTCATCTCATTGTATAACGTAGGAGTCGAAACACACACCTATACTAAATCGTTCTCACCACAACCTCTCATGAGAATGTAGAGATTCAAATctttcatctctttcttctcatGTGGGAAGGTTTCTCAGTGATTAAGACTATGAAAGTTGAGTTGCTCTAAATTAAGCATACTACCCTTGTCACCGAGATCAAAGAAGACAATTTTCTAAGTTCTAACCTATGAAATTGTTTAAGTGATAAACATAACCGTCTCCCTTTGACTCAAGATAAGCCAAACATACTTTCTTGAGATCAGACCATGAATATACGAGAAAGAGTATAACTTTTGAGACTCCGCAAATACCATGACTTTCATACAATGCTCACTTATACAAATTTGCGAAATAAAAAGACTTAAAAAGCAACCATATTTAGGCCATTGGTATCTAAGTACCTGAATATGGGTTTTTGTGTGTATATGCCAATCAATTGATTGTGTTTTTGGGGTGACAAGGCACAGCGGCAAAGCACATTTTTAGTTCTCCAAGTTTTATCCTCTCTACACTTTAAGTCCCTCAATTTTTCAGTTTATGCAGTCAATTCATTCCATCGATCACTATTAGAGACAAACTCAAATTATTGAGGTGACATAAAATGTGCATGTGATACTAAATAAGTGCACCATCAACTAACGCTATACAAAGAAAGccaagagaggagagaaaagagaggcgTCACGGCCTCTTGTAACCACCAGTGCGCCCCCAGCAAGAGCCAAGCCTGCCCTACCTGTGGTTGCGGGGCCGTGATGCTCCCTATCAccgatatctctctctctctctctctctctctctctctctcgcttatCTCAGAATGTTTTTGCTTTGGGTATATCTAGACTCGAGAAACACTTAAGAGTGTGAACATTCGAACAATTCTAATGGAGATGTAATTTGACGTTATTTTCGAACGCTTATATAGTTTTTACATTGAGGAGAGTACTCGTCTAGGCATAACTTAATTTAACAAACAATAACTGCCTCATGAAAAATGTAAGGCACAATCGAATGGTTAGGCAGATGAATTAACATGGGATTATTTGCAGCTAGTTGTCAGAGGAACATACACTTTGTCTCGCGCACCTAAATCGCATAcatatttgtttttaattattaaaccaATCTTGCGggtttaaaattgatttgaatggGGAGATCTACAGATTTTTCTAGGGTCATGGCCTGCATAAATAAATTTACATGGGCACTTGATGCATCATATGCGCCATCAAGAAAAAAGTCAAGTTCAAGATAACACAGGCCATGCATATCCGCAAATTTGGTCTCCACATCTTGTGCAttgaacaaaatttcaaagagaaAGTGACACGACAATAGTGATACCTAATTTATGGCGCAAAGAAAGATAGTATTAACAcctaatttgataataaatatttatgttCAATGCGACAAACCTGGACGCGAAAAAGTGGGAATAAGAGGAAGATTTGAAAGTGCCGGCCGTTTGAGATTTTCTTAAGCACaacccttttctttcctctttctatGTCGACAATGATGTGAGCTTTTTTCTGGGAAAGCAAAGACACGAGAGAGAGCCATGCAACTTCGATTCGCTTTCAGCTTTGTCAGAGAATTTTGCAGTGAGAGAAGCCTCAAGGTCCTGTAAACATCAAAGGCCTCTCCcacgaaaagaaaaatactctTGAATATTCCTTACTTCTGGAACTTTCGTTTTCTCAAAAACTTTTCCCTTGCCAAGATCCTCCTTCCAAAGAAGGGGCTGGCAGTCGTACGTGGGTGCTCCTTTTTGCAATTGCATAcacgttcttttttttttttttttaccactgTTTAATGTTTGATTTATCGTGAATCTTTAGTTGTTTAATTTAGTAAAGGACGACAGCAAAGCTGAGGAAAAACAGAGGCAGTGTCAACCTGAGGTCACCCGACATTCCATCTTCCACTGCTTTCCTTTCCATCCATCATTTTCAAATGTGCAGTGGAAATTTCATATCAGTACCCGCCTTTGTCAAAACATGTAAGAGTTAGCAGTTGTAGCAGTTGTCCCTATTAAATGTCTTGCAATATGAGGAGAGCTCtcgatcttttccttttcttctcctcctccttccaatTCTTTCCTCTGCCACCACCTCCGTCACCGCAATTGTCATCTCCACCATCGACCTCCTTCATGCTACTGCCAACGTTTCgttctctcttgctctctcatTTGGGAAGACATTTGAAATCCTTGCAAGACCTCCGTGCTCGAGACAGAAAGATAAAACGATCAAGTTTTTGACGACTCCTTGTATCCAAGAAAACAATCAACAGTGTAATCTCAACCCAACGAGTTAGTCCGATGATCAGACATCGACACGCATTTTACTCGACCTCGGAAAGGAAAAAGCCCACAGGATGCTTTGATTCACATATGTCCATCCAAGAACAAACAGAAATGAAAAGAGCGTACAAGCAACTCCATTAACGTCATCAGGACAAAGTAGATAGGCAATTCTGAGACGTTTCAAGGAGACAAAAACAATTTCTCCTAAACTAGCTAAGTCACGCAACTTTTAACCCGACAATCTTGATAGACAAGAAATTATGATTCCGACGATGATAAATCAAGATCTTGGTACATTCCCAAGGGACGATCATAGTGTTACAGATAATAGGGTGGCTCACAATTATGACGAAGCCGAGTGAGATCCTGCTTCAACCTTATTAAATGGATAGATTATGTTGGCGAAGTATGAGTGCCAACCACCAGTGGTTTTTGGCTGCTTTGTGACGCTCCTCAGCTCGACACACGCTCAAATCGAAGGCTtctaaaaaacaagaaaagaagcagGAGTGAACTTTCACTTCCAAATCTTGACCGACTTGTCATGACTAGCCGAGGCAATCATCCCTGTCAGCGGTGACTGCGCCAACGCCGAAATAACACACTCATGAGCTGTGACCGTCAGACACTTGTTCTCTACCATGTTCCACAACTCCAATGACTGCAAGGGATAAAGCATACATCAAACAATTCCGAACTAAGGctgaaaaactaaaaagtatTGATAACAGTTACAATTCCCACAAGTCATTCGGTCTAAAGAAATCCATGTGATGTGCAACATCCATGACAGAAAGTTGTAATTCCTTTTCAAAGCCCTTCAAATATGAGTCAGATTCTTACTTAAAGATTTGGCCCAAAAAAGAATCTAAATAGATTATTGTTGAAAAAAGATTTGTAGAACACTTCTAGGGATTTATTTATCCAACCAATTCTTTCTGAAGTATGAATTGGTTCCACAGGATAAGAAATGCACCTAAATGTGATTGAAACGCTCTACAAGCGGAATTGCATTTGAACAGTGAAATAAAAGCTGATTGCATTCTAATAGTGAAATAAAAGCAATCATGTGCAGCACATATACCAACAATAGCACCAATTATCACCTGATAACAGCCAATAACCAAAAGATTGGAATAGGTTGGATGGAACACGCATGAGTGAAACTTGTTTCCACTGGAATTGAGTTCGTGAACACATTCACCAGAGGACAGTCGCCACACCCGAACAGAATCCGGGCAGACAGATGCCAAATAATCTCCATTGGCGTCCCAACTTAGAGAATGTACATCCGACGGGTGCCCCTGGAAATGTAAAGAGTTATCCCACTACAATTAGCAATTCCGGTTAAAATGTCCGCCCCATTCTTGGAACTTATATGTACAACTTCCTTTTAGACAAATTCAGAGCACCCTTTCACTCTAGTGAAATATATATTGGTACCTTCAACAAGTGAGTCTGCCTGTCTGTCTCAAAATCGAAGACAGACACCACATCATTTGCTGCTGCTGCAAGCAACTGCCCTATCCTGGGTTGAAATCTTACCTGTGCAACACCTCCCTGCACATCCAACAATCAAGTACTTCAGAACAGCTGCAATAAGGTCTGAGAATTAAAAAATCAGCTGAGATTTGTTTGTAACCTTGGAGACACGGGTGCACGAGTATTGATTAATACTCCAGAAACGAATC
This region of Eucalyptus grandis isolate ANBG69807.140 chromosome 8, ASM1654582v1, whole genome shotgun sequence genomic DNA includes:
- the LOC104456034 gene encoding cyclin-dependent kinase inhibitor 5 — protein: MGKYIRKAKAAGELAVMEATQSSLGVRTRAKTLASQRLQKSPPATATATATAQPPPPPPPPPPPPAAAASCSGSYLQLRSRRLPKPPILVRPSHYSKRQRKVVGPSAKSPSRASSPNPRARSRLRVGSMESVGSFLSNSEGGGGDKSKGGGEEAKDEGNAAENDNECSSNADLGVGEASFGDNVLEFEGRERSTRESTPCSLIRDPEAVRTPSSTTRPTTLTETNRRIHNVDGRHIPTTHEMDEFFAGAEEEQQKIFIEKYNFDPVNDKPLPGRFEWRKLDP